Proteins encoded together in one Perognathus longimembris pacificus isolate PPM17 chromosome 8, ASM2315922v1, whole genome shotgun sequence window:
- the Fbxo48 gene encoding F-box only protein 48: MKKTSKRSNELRVSVTQWKSVDAEKDKNESQRTFAQRLPPEVALKIFSQLDIQSLCRASVTCRNWNDTIHNSDSLWKPHCLSLRTVCQREIDDDLQSGYSWRVTLLRNYQKSKVKHQWLSGRYSNISSSFSLPETIMYPMDADTWGEILEAELER; the protein is encoded by the exons ATGAAGAAAACTTCCAAGAGGAGTAATGAGTTGAGAGTTTCTGTTACCCAGTGGAAATCTGTGGATGCAGAGAAGGATAAAAATGAGAGTCAAAGAACCTTTGCTCAACGGCTACCTCCAGAAGTCGCTTTAAAGATTTTTAGCCAACTGGACATTCAAAGTTTGTGCAGAGCTTCTGTCACTTGCAGGAACTGGAATGATACAATACACAATAGTGACTCCCTATGGAAGCCTCACTGCTTGTCTTTAAGAACTGTGTGTCAACGAGAAATAGATGATGATCTACAAAGTGGTTACTCCTGGAGG GTAACACTACTGAGAAATTACCAGAAGAGTAAAGTGAAACACCAATGGCTAAGTGGCAGATACAGCAACATATCCTCTTCCTTTAGCCTACCAGAGACAATCATGTACCCAATGGACGCAGATACATGGGGGGAAATTCTAGAAGCAGAGCTGGAAagataa